The Metabacillus sediminilitoris genome window below encodes:
- a CDS encoding type 1 glutamine amidotransferase domain-containing protein, producing MSKNIAVLLTDSFEDVEYTEPAKAFKEAGHNITVIEKEKGKTVQGKQGEAKVEIDAAINEVNPDQFDALFIPGGFSPDILRADDRFVQFAKSFMEDKKPVFAICHGPQLLITSETLNDRDVTGYKSIQVDLKNAGARFHDKQVVVCGNQLVTSRTPEDIPAFTRESLNLLSES from the coding sequence ATGTCAAAAAATATTGCCGTTCTATTAACTGATTCATTTGAAGATGTGGAGTATACCGAACCTGCTAAAGCATTTAAAGAGGCTGGACATAACATAACAGTTATTGAAAAAGAAAAAGGAAAAACAGTACAAGGAAAACAGGGTGAGGCAAAAGTAGAAATTGATGCTGCTATTAATGAGGTTAATCCAGATCAATTCGATGCTTTATTTATTCCAGGTGGATTCTCTCCTGATATATTAAGAGCAGATGATCGGTTTGTACAATTTGCTAAATCGTTTATGGAGGACAAAAAACCGGTTTTTGCCATATGTCATGGACCACAATTGCTGATTACGTCAGAAACGTTAAATGATCGTGATGTGACAGGTTACAAATCTATTCAGGTCGATTTGAAAAATGCCGGGGCAAGATTTCATGATAAACAGGTTGTTGTTTGTGGCAACCAATTAGTAACAAGTCGAACGCCTGAAGATATTCCTGCCTTTACAAGAGAATCACTAAATTTATTAAGCGAATCTTAA
- a CDS encoding DnaJ family domain-containing protein: MDIFSIIAEEKIRKAMENGEFDNLPGQGKPLQLEDLSHIPEELRVAYKVMKNANIVNDLDTLQKELMTIDDLIDSCKSSENSNRLNKEKRLIEKKLEALLKKRKSLDTKASAFYKERMLERLKKQ, encoded by the coding sequence ATGGATATTTTTTCAATAATTGCTGAAGAAAAAATCCGAAAAGCAATGGAAAATGGAGAGTTTGATAACCTGCCTGGACAAGGAAAACCATTACAGCTAGAAGACCTATCACATATTCCAGAAGAACTGCGTGTTGCCTATAAAGTAATGAAAAATGCAAACATAGTAAATGATCTAGATACATTGCAAAAAGAATTAATGACAATAGATGATTTAATTGATTCATGTAAAAGTAGTGAAAATAGTAACAGACTTAATAAGGAAAAACGGTTGATCGAAAAGAAATTGGAGGCTCTTTTGAAGAAACGAAAATCACTTGATACAAAAGCATCAGCTTTTTATAAAGAAAGAATGTTAGAACGATTGAAAAAACAGTAA
- a CDS encoding BH0509 family protein has translation MNRQERKNMIDFIERMRGIDKHSLLYMTDADIEHIYHTAYTKFIELAE, from the coding sequence ATGAACAGACAAGAGCGTAAGAATATGATTGATTTTATTGAAAGAATGAGGGGTATTGATAAACATTCCCTTCTTTATATGACAGATGCTGATATCGAACATATTTATCATACTGCTTATACTAAATTTATTGAGCTTGCTGAATAG
- a CDS encoding OsmC family protein, which yields MEFKMKEVGFHTTTEYGELHVAGDEAYGYRPYQLMVASIAVCSGGVLRKILAKKRMQIEDMTISTNVERNEAKANRIEKIHIHYTIKGKELNHNKIEQSIKLASKNCPMAQSVKDSIVIEETFELA from the coding sequence ATGGAATTTAAAATGAAAGAAGTTGGTTTTCATACAACGACGGAATATGGTGAATTACATGTAGCAGGTGATGAGGCATATGGTTATCGACCATACCAGCTTATGGTTGCATCAATTGCAGTATGCAGCGGAGGAGTGTTAAGAAAAATTTTAGCGAAGAAACGCATGCAAATTGAAGATATGACCATCTCTACGAATGTTGAGCGTAATGAAGCTAAAGCGAACCGAATTGAAAAAATACATATTCACTATACGATTAAAGGAAAAGAATTAAATCATAATAAAATTGAACAATCGATTAAACTAGCAAGTAAAAATTGTCCGATGGCTCAATCTGTAAAAGACAGCATTGTTATTGAAGAAACATTTGAACTAGCATAA
- a CDS encoding DUF1128 domain-containing protein, producing the protein MNLTEKSVENVEYMIEQIKEKLRVLNFGAIKPSHFDEEMYEELKDIYELVMKKNTFSPNEMQAIVEELGSLRKV; encoded by the coding sequence GTGAACTTAACTGAAAAATCTGTTGAAAACGTCGAGTATATGATTGAACAAATCAAAGAAAAGCTTAGAGTTCTTAACTTCGGTGCAATCAAACCTTCACATTTTGATGAAGAAATGTATGAAGAGCTTAAAGATATTTACGAACTTGTTATGAAGAAGAATACATTCAGCCCTAATGAAATGCAAGCCATCGTTGAAGAGCTAGGAAGTCTTCGCAAAGTCTAA
- a CDS encoding alpha/beta hydrolase: MWNWIVPFVLAVVMISAIFVYVLSRLLLSPKRFSYEQTYKLGIQKGDIDVDVFHAIKKEEIFIRSYHGYRLHGMFFPVENSEKVILIAHGITWSLYGSFKYVNMFQKRGFHVLLCDHRFHGLSGGNYTSYGYYEKDDLKAWMDYVSNRVGEKAIIGLLGESLGAASALEVSKSDSRVCFCIADCSFSDFHSLLRQKLNQYKLRFYPLIDIISLLVKLRHGWSFPDISPINGLEKTKTPILFIHGKEDSFIPLQMTLDMFKRKIGNKKLYLVPRAGHAEAYNTDPKGYEKIVSDFIRDIEHVCSREKANIWL, from the coding sequence ATGTGGAATTGGATTGTTCCATTCGTTCTAGCGGTTGTTATGATAAGTGCCATTTTTGTATATGTACTTAGCCGTCTCCTTCTTTCCCCAAAAAGATTTTCATATGAACAAACATATAAGCTTGGAATTCAAAAAGGAGACATTGATGTCGATGTATTTCATGCAATAAAAAAGGAAGAGATCTTTATTCGCTCTTATCATGGGTACAGACTACATGGCATGTTTTTTCCAGTTGAAAATAGTGAAAAGGTTATCCTTATTGCACATGGAATTACATGGTCGCTTTATGGCAGCTTCAAATACGTAAACATGTTTCAAAAACGTGGCTTTCATGTCTTATTATGTGATCATAGATTTCATGGTTTAAGTGGCGGTAATTATACTTCCTATGGCTATTATGAGAAAGATGACTTAAAAGCCTGGATGGATTATGTATCAAATCGAGTAGGCGAAAAGGCGATTATCGGATTGCTGGGAGAATCATTAGGAGCTGCATCTGCATTAGAAGTTAGTAAGTCCGATTCACGAGTATGTTTTTGTATTGCTGATTGCTCCTTTAGTGATTTTCATTCACTCTTAAGGCAAAAATTAAATCAATATAAACTTCGATTCTACCCATTAATTGATATCATTAGCTTGCTCGTAAAGCTGCGTCATGGCTGGAGCTTTCCGGACATTTCTCCGATCAATGGACTAGAAAAAACCAAAACACCGATTCTATTTATTCATGGTAAAGAAGATTCATTTATTCCGCTGCAAATGACGCTGGATATGTTTAAACGTAAAATAGGCAATAAAAAATTATATTTAGTTCCGCGAGCTGGCCATGCTGAAGCTTATAACACTGATCCTAAGGGCTATGAAAAGATAGTTAGTGACTTCATTAGAGATATTGAACATGTTTGCTCAAGAGAAAAAGCCAACATATGGTTATAG
- a CDS encoding low molecular weight protein-tyrosine-phosphatase translates to MIKILFVCLGNICRSPMAEAVMRHLIKMEGLEKVISVDSAGTGNWHVGKPPHEGTCHILSKYKISYEGQKARQLTKADLSCFDYIIGMDNENMGNIRRLAGYDRTGEISRLLDYLEDHPFTDVPDPYFTGNFDEVYELVSKSCENLLMEIKTKHHL, encoded by the coding sequence ATGATTAAAATTTTATTTGTTTGTTTAGGGAACATATGCCGGTCACCGATGGCCGAGGCTGTAATGAGACATTTGATCAAGATGGAAGGATTAGAGAAAGTCATTTCTGTTGATTCTGCGGGTACAGGAAACTGGCATGTTGGAAAACCGCCACATGAAGGGACTTGTCATATTTTAAGCAAATACAAAATATCCTATGAAGGGCAAAAAGCTAGACAATTGACAAAAGCTGATCTGTCTTGTTTTGACTACATAATTGGCATGGATAATGAAAACATGGGGAATATTAGACGACTAGCAGGATATGATCGAACTGGTGAAATTTCTCGTCTCCTTGATTATCTAGAGGATCATCCCTTTACCGATGTTCCAGACCCCTATTTTACTGGCAATTTTGATGAGGTTTATGAATTAGTTAGTAAAAGTTGTGAAAATTTATTGATGGAAATTAAAACAAAGCATCATCTATAA
- a CDS encoding nitric oxide synthase oxygenase, translating into MAAKTQLEVEAEQFIKKAYNELGKSEQEIKDRMDHIKIEIAEMGYYEHTYEELAHGAKMAWRNSNKCIGRLFWNTLNVFDERKANSEEAIFRALQHHISYATNEGKIKPTITIFKPFKGENDQVRIWNHQLIRYAGYESETGVIGDPASISFTKQCEQLGWSGDRTHFDILPLVVQLNNQSPKWLSLSKDEVLEVPITHPKLRGIEDLHLKWYSVPIIADMRLEIGGIEYTAAPFNGWYMETEIGARNLADSYRYNLLPKVASIMNLETNSHVNLWKDRALIELNAAVLFSFKKDGVSIVDHHTAAQQFKRFEQNEAESCRHITGDWTWLIPPVSPATTHIFHRGYKNEIVKPNYFYQETPYR; encoded by the coding sequence TTGGCTGCAAAAACACAGCTGGAAGTTGAAGCAGAACAATTTATTAAAAAAGCGTACAATGAACTTGGGAAATCAGAGCAAGAAATAAAAGATAGAATGGACCATATAAAAATTGAAATTGCAGAAATGGGCTATTATGAACATACATATGAAGAATTAGCACATGGTGCCAAAATGGCATGGAGAAATAGTAATAAATGCATTGGGCGATTGTTTTGGAATACTTTAAATGTCTTTGATGAAAGAAAAGCGAATTCGGAAGAAGCCATTTTTCGTGCGTTACAGCATCATATTTCATATGCGACTAATGAAGGAAAGATTAAACCTACTATAACCATTTTTAAACCTTTTAAAGGGGAAAATGACCAAGTTAGAATTTGGAATCATCAACTCATTCGCTATGCTGGATATGAATCAGAAACTGGTGTAATTGGAGATCCCGCATCTATTTCATTTACAAAACAATGCGAACAATTAGGCTGGAGTGGTGACAGAACACATTTTGATATTCTTCCACTTGTTGTGCAATTAAATAATCAATCACCAAAATGGTTGTCATTATCTAAAGATGAAGTTTTAGAGGTCCCAATTACACATCCAAAGCTCCGTGGAATAGAAGACTTGCATTTGAAGTGGTATAGCGTTCCAATCATCGCAGATATGCGATTGGAGATCGGCGGGATTGAATATACAGCAGCACCATTTAATGGCTGGTATATGGAAACGGAAATTGGCGCCCGTAACTTAGCGGATTCTTACCGATATAATTTATTACCAAAGGTAGCTTCAATCATGAATTTAGAGACAAATAGTCATGTTAATCTTTGGAAGGATCGAGCTTTGATTGAACTGAATGCAGCGGTTCTCTTTTCCTTTAAAAAAGATGGCGTGAGCATCGTAGATCATCACACAGCAGCCCAGCAATTTAAACGGTTTGAACAAAATGAGGCAGAAAGCTGCAGACATATTACTGGAGACTGGACTTGGCTAATACCGCCAGTTTCTCCTGCAACAACACATATTTTTCATAGAGGCTATAAAAATGAAATCGTAAAACCAAATTATTTTTATCAAGAAACACCTTATAGGTAA
- a CDS encoding MDR family MFS transporter — MKIRDWDYNLKIRLFGEALMNITYWMFFPFLTIYFADAFGREKAGLFLIISQVFSVLANLMGGYCADRFGRKKMMVFSSFCQGLAFVIFAISNSPWLDLPILGFICFSLAGVFGAFYWPASQAMVADVVSEKDRSSVFAIFYTSINIAVVIGPILGAIFYVSYPFEVLLIAGIVCMLLSFILAKYTRETAPAFYPSNNGVPRKWYHAIVQQFQDYRIIFKDSVFLLYIIAGVLVAITFMQLDMIIPVYITDTIHQHEFIQIGDWSLQLTGEQAFGVILSENGLFVALFTIAVTKWMSKYKERNVFILSSVIYGVSIILFGLTASLWVFIIAMGLFTFAELMTAGIQQTFVSKLAPEHMRGQYFAASSLRYTIGRTIAPIVIPMSLWFGYPLTFGFLGVLTFISGVLYYVMFQKVEQPTPEHVEAE, encoded by the coding sequence ATGAAAATACGAGATTGGGATTATAACCTTAAAATCCGTTTATTTGGAGAGGCTTTGATGAACATCACTTATTGGATGTTTTTCCCTTTCCTTACAATTTACTTTGCAGATGCTTTTGGAAGAGAAAAGGCTGGATTATTCTTAATCATTTCACAAGTCTTTTCAGTCCTTGCTAATTTAATGGGTGGTTATTGTGCTGATCGTTTTGGAAGGAAGAAAATGATGGTTTTCTCATCCTTTTGTCAAGGGTTAGCCTTTGTGATATTTGCCATTTCAAATTCACCATGGCTTGATTTACCTATTTTAGGGTTTATCTGTTTTTCGTTAGCAGGAGTTTTTGGTGCCTTTTATTGGCCTGCTTCACAAGCAATGGTTGCTGACGTTGTAAGTGAAAAAGACCGTAGCAGTGTATTTGCTATTTTTTATACGTCAATTAATATAGCTGTTGTTATTGGACCTATTTTAGGAGCCATTTTCTATGTCAGTTATCCTTTTGAAGTTCTTTTAATCGCAGGTATTGTTTGCATGCTGCTTTCATTTATCCTTGCAAAATACACTCGGGAAACTGCTCCTGCCTTTTATCCTAGTAACAATGGAGTTCCAAGGAAATGGTATCACGCCATTGTTCAACAATTTCAAGATTACCGTATTATCTTTAAGGACAGCGTATTTTTACTTTATATAATAGCAGGTGTTCTCGTTGCTATTACCTTTATGCAGCTTGATATGATTATTCCTGTTTATATAACAGATACGATTCATCAACATGAATTCATTCAAATTGGTGATTGGTCATTACAATTAACCGGTGAACAAGCATTTGGTGTCATACTTTCTGAGAACGGTCTGTTCGTAGCACTTTTCACGATTGCTGTGACGAAATGGATGAGTAAGTATAAAGAACGAAATGTTTTTATTCTTTCCTCTGTTATTTATGGTGTATCTATTATACTATTCGGTTTGACTGCGTCATTATGGGTCTTTATTATTGCAATGGGATTATTCACTTTTGCGGAGCTCATGACTGCTGGGATTCAACAAACATTTGTTTCAAAACTTGCACCAGAGCATATGAGAGGTCAATACTTTGCAGCATCAAGTCTTAGATATACGATTGGGCGAACCATTGCACCAATCGTCATTCCAATGTCACTATGGTTTGGATATCCACTAACATTTGGATTTTTAGGAGTATTAACTTTTATTAGTGGTGTACTCTATTATGTCATGTTTCAAAAAGTTGAACAGCCTACACCTGAACACGTGGAGGCTGAATAA
- a CDS encoding alanine/glycine:cation symporter family protein, which translates to MEQLEAFISDVSSFVWGPPLLILLVGTGLYLTIRLGLLQFRMLPYSLKLAFTKKQDKKSDGDISHFQALMTALAATVGTGNIVGVATAVLMGGPGAVFWMWITALVGMATKYAEAILAVKYRVKDKNGEMSGGPMYYLEHGLKQKWLGILFAIFGAIAAFGIGNMVQANSVSGVLESTFSIPTVVTGIIITIFTALVILGGIKSIGRVTAYFVPIMALFYLISGLIVLIMNASLVPDAVALIFTDAFTGEAVAGGAIGTVIRWGVARGVFSNEAGLGSAPIAAAAAKTDYPARQALVSMTQVFIDTILICSITGITIVMGGLYTSGAEGNALTSTTFEHFLGPIGSIIVAIGLLLFAYSTILGWSYYGEKCFTYLFSESVIKYYRYAFVLAVFIGSITTIDIVWGIADVMNGLMALPNLIGLLGLSGVVVAETKKFLKVVKEEKEQEKADSAS; encoded by the coding sequence ATGGAACAACTAGAAGCTTTCATCAGTGATGTAAGTAGTTTTGTTTGGGGACCGCCGCTGCTCATTTTATTGGTTGGTACAGGTTTATATTTAACAATCCGTTTAGGTTTATTGCAATTTAGAATGTTGCCTTATTCACTAAAATTAGCATTCACAAAAAAACAGGACAAAAAATCTGATGGCGATATCTCTCACTTCCAAGCACTAATGACAGCACTAGCTGCAACGGTCGGGACAGGGAACATTGTTGGGGTGGCGACAGCTGTCTTAATGGGTGGTCCTGGTGCGGTATTCTGGATGTGGATCACAGCACTAGTCGGCATGGCTACAAAATATGCTGAGGCCATACTAGCAGTTAAATATCGCGTAAAGGATAAAAACGGCGAAATGTCCGGTGGTCCTATGTATTATTTAGAACATGGTTTAAAGCAAAAATGGCTTGGTATCCTTTTTGCCATCTTTGGGGCAATCGCAGCATTCGGCATTGGAAATATGGTGCAAGCTAATTCTGTTTCTGGAGTGTTGGAGTCAACGTTTTCTATCCCAACTGTAGTGACTGGGATAATTATTACGATCTTTACAGCGCTTGTTATTTTAGGCGGTATTAAATCAATCGGACGAGTAACAGCTTACTTTGTTCCAATTATGGCCTTATTTTACTTAATTTCAGGATTAATTGTGTTAATAATGAATGCTAGTTTAGTACCAGATGCAGTGGCGCTTATTTTTACAGATGCTTTTACTGGTGAAGCCGTTGCAGGTGGTGCAATTGGTACCGTTATTCGCTGGGGTGTTGCCCGTGGTGTGTTCTCAAACGAAGCCGGTTTAGGTTCTGCACCAATCGCAGCAGCTGCTGCAAAAACGGATTATCCTGCACGACAAGCACTTGTTTCCATGACACAGGTTTTTATTGATACGATCTTGATTTGTTCAATTACAGGGATCACAATTGTGATGGGTGGGTTATATACAAGCGGAGCTGAAGGAAATGCCCTTACATCAACCACCTTTGAACATTTTCTTGGTCCAATCGGTTCCATTATTGTTGCCATCGGCTTGTTGCTTTTCGCCTATTCAACTATTCTTGGATGGTCCTATTACGGAGAAAAATGCTTCACATATCTCTTTAGTGAATCAGTGATAAAATACTATCGCTATGCATTTGTGCTCGCTGTATTCATAGGTTCCATTACCACAATCGATATCGTATGGGGAATTGCAGATGTCATGAACGGGCTAATGGCATTACCAAACTTAATTGGCCTTCTCGGCTTATCAGGTGTTGTTGTAGCAGAAACGAAGAAATTTTTAAAAGTCGTAAAAGAAGAAAAGGAACAAGAAAAAGCCGATAGTGCTTCATAA
- a CDS encoding MFS transporter, whose translation MNKHRIRFWLLVSIVGISGFSQGMLLPLIAIIFENSGVSSSLNGLNATALYIGILLVSPFMEYPLRKFGYKPIIILGGLLVAVSLSLFPLWQSFWFWFALRLLIGIGDHALHFATQTWITSFSPENKRGRNLSLYGLFFGVGFAAGPLMTPLINLHEALPFIISSILCFCGWFLLFLLKNDFPEQTIEVNSMKETIKRFRSALKYGWVAFLPPFGYGFLESSLNGSFPVYGLRIGLEVPNISVLLFSFAIGAIVFQLPLGMLSDKFGRRMILMSILFIGFVSFTSASFLEESVFALTICLFIAGMVVGSTFSLGISYMTDLTPKNLLPTGNLLCGIAFSIGSLTGPFLGGLFIEYTNNISYFLIISGMLLIIFIAISVYHPTQVKEYKTHITY comes from the coding sequence ATGAATAAGCATCGCATACGATTTTGGCTACTTGTATCAATCGTCGGGATTTCTGGTTTTAGCCAAGGAATGCTTCTTCCGCTTATAGCCATTATTTTTGAAAACAGTGGAGTATCCTCAAGCTTAAATGGTTTAAATGCCACTGCCTTGTATATCGGTATTTTACTTGTTTCACCTTTTATGGAATACCCGCTTAGAAAGTTTGGCTATAAACCAATCATCATCCTTGGCGGACTCCTTGTTGCAGTGTCACTTAGTTTATTTCCACTTTGGCAGTCCTTCTGGTTTTGGTTTGCTTTACGACTATTGATTGGTATAGGTGATCATGCTTTACATTTTGCAACACAAACATGGATTACGTCTTTTTCACCAGAAAACAAACGCGGTCGGAATCTATCACTTTACGGATTATTTTTCGGAGTAGGTTTTGCAGCAGGACCGTTAATGACTCCTTTAATTAACTTACACGAGGCATTACCATTTATCATTTCTTCTATTTTGTGTTTTTGTGGATGGTTTTTATTATTTCTATTGAAAAATGACTTCCCTGAGCAAACAATTGAGGTAAATTCAATGAAAGAAACGATTAAACGGTTTAGAAGTGCTCTTAAATATGGATGGGTAGCATTTTTACCACCTTTTGGGTATGGATTTTTGGAATCTTCACTAAACGGAAGTTTTCCAGTATATGGTTTACGAATTGGTTTGGAAGTTCCAAACATATCTGTATTATTATTTTCATTTGCCATTGGCGCGATTGTTTTTCAGCTTCCACTAGGTATGCTTAGTGACAAGTTTGGGAGAAGAATGATTTTAATGTCGATTCTATTTATTGGCTTTGTCAGTTTTACATCAGCAAGTTTTCTTGAAGAATCTGTTTTTGCCCTTACAATATGCCTATTTATTGCTGGTATGGTTGTAGGTTCCACATTCTCATTAGGAATTAGCTATATGACTGATTTAACCCCTAAAAACTTATTACCAACTGGAAACCTATTATGCGGAATTGCCTTTAGTATCGGAAGCTTAACAGGTCCTTTTTTAGGTGGGTTATTCATTGAATATACGAATAACATTAGCTATTTTCTCATCATTAGCGGTATGCTGCTGATCATTTTCATCGCTATTTCAGTTTATCATCCAACACAAGTAAAAGAATACAAAACCCATATCACTTATTAA
- a CDS encoding GNAT family N-acetyltransferase — MLRIGDHALIATDSDGKKIGAVWIRLFNDMVKVYGFVDEQTPILSMAISHDYRGKGIGTKLMNEMCKLASNHQYKAISLSVDPSNPALRLYERFGFKKIGVDGTSWNMMISL; from the coding sequence ATGTTAAGAATTGGCGATCATGCACTTATTGCAACTGATTCCGATGGTAAAAAAATCGGGGCTGTCTGGATCCGGTTATTTAATGATATGGTTAAAGTCTACGGCTTTGTTGATGAACAAACCCCTATTTTAAGTATGGCGATTTCACATGATTATCGAGGAAAGGGAATCGGTACAAAGCTGATGAATGAAATGTGTAAGCTCGCTTCTAATCATCAATACAAAGCAATTTCACTTAGCGTTGATCCATCTAATCCTGCCTTACGGTTATACGAAAGATTTGGTTTTAAGAAAATCGGTGTCGATGGAACATCATGGAATATGATGATCTCTCTATAA
- a CDS encoding YihY/virulence factor BrkB family protein — protein MYKEGSFLRELLQRFTSDEVPGLSAQLSYFFLLSLFPFLIFLITLVGYLPITQEDVLGTIKQFAPGESLQIIDQTLDQIINHKNGGLLSFGIIATLWSASNGINAIVRAFNKAYEVEETRSFLVARGMAILMTIAMVFVIVVALLLPVFGKEIGLFIFSNFGFSEEFLTVWNTLRFLVSGIILFIVFTALYYVAPNKHLQVKHGVPGAFAATIGWILASLAFSYYVGNFANYSATYGSIGGVIVLMIWLYLSGMIIILGGELNALLYKRKHAIK, from the coding sequence GTGTATAAAGAAGGCTCATTTCTAAGAGAATTACTTCAGCGGTTTACAAGTGATGAAGTACCAGGTTTATCTGCACAGCTCTCTTACTTTTTTCTGTTGTCCTTGTTTCCTTTTCTCATCTTTTTAATTACCTTAGTCGGTTATTTACCAATTACACAAGAAGATGTGCTTGGTACGATTAAGCAGTTTGCGCCTGGTGAATCATTGCAAATAATTGATCAAACATTAGACCAAATCATAAATCATAAGAATGGTGGATTATTATCGTTTGGTATTATTGCAACACTTTGGTCTGCATCTAATGGAATTAATGCAATTGTAAGGGCATTTAATAAAGCTTATGAGGTAGAGGAAACCCGTTCATTTCTTGTTGCAAGAGGGATGGCGATCCTTATGACAATTGCTATGGTTTTTGTGATTGTTGTTGCGTTGCTATTACCTGTTTTCGGGAAAGAAATTGGCTTATTTATATTTTCGAATTTTGGATTTTCAGAGGAATTTTTAACCGTATGGAATACGTTGCGCTTTCTGGTCAGCGGCATCATCCTGTTTATCGTATTTACCGCACTTTACTATGTCGCACCAAATAAACATTTACAAGTAAAACATGGAGTGCCTGGTGCGTTTGCCGCGACAATCGGTTGGATCTTAGCTTCATTAGCCTTTTCATATTATGTAGGAAATTTCGCTAATTACAGTGCAACATATGGGAGCATTGGTGGAGTAATCGTATTAATGATCTGGCTTTATTTATCGGGAATGATCATTATCTTAGGCGGAGAACTTAATGCCTTGTTATATAAAAGAAAACATGCAATCAAATGA
- a CDS encoding YtxH domain-containing protein, whose protein sequence is MAKENKLLTGILVGALVGAAVSLLDKQTRQDVIASSQKVSSKMKEYIEQPSTFTKEVKQKIDDVKDTVHEVSEDLAFLNDKVNELKETTPQVVKMIQETRDRFQSKRQ, encoded by the coding sequence ATGGCAAAAGAGAATAAACTGTTAACTGGGATACTAGTTGGTGCACTTGTTGGTGCTGCTGTTTCCCTTTTGGACAAACAAACTCGTCAGGATGTCATTGCTTCTAGTCAAAAGGTTTCATCAAAGATGAAAGAGTACATTGAACAGCCCTCTACATTTACAAAAGAAGTAAAGCAAAAAATTGACGATGTAAAAGATACTGTTCATGAAGTGTCAGAGGACCTTGCATTTTTAAATGATAAAGTAAACGAATTGAAAGAAACAACACCACAAGTGGTCAAGATGATTCAAGAAACGAGGGACAGATTCCAGTCAAAACGTCAATAA